A region of Anolis sagrei isolate rAnoSag1 chromosome 2, rAnoSag1.mat, whole genome shotgun sequence DNA encodes the following proteins:
- the LOC132769459 gene encoding G-protein coupled receptor 22-like, whose amino-acid sequence MTARNSSGKPEDYAQTTLALPSAMESPMFDTILETTDGVTPDPSWTLPYPLGFQVSLTGFLMLEIVLGVSSNLTVLVLYCLQAGLVDSVSNMVTMNLHVLDVLICVVCAPLTMVVVLVPPDRATTLLCCFHEACITFSSVATATNVLVISLDRYDISVRPAQRVLTPARAILLLAGVWVLSLAVFFIPFLEGEFGHASNWQNRTVLCVGPEEFHAELGTSYHLAIQIPTFFAAVAVMLVTYAKILQALNISIGSTFKRSQRRKTKKRKRRKSAEPGTIMVSSGVEAKRRSQPIPALPAPPPMGVQASVSVIIALRRAVKRHRDRRERQRRVFRMSLLIISTFLLCWAPLSIANLLILCLGPSPLLGKLRICFLAMAYGTTIFHPLLYAFTRQKLRNVLRSKLKKRVVSALQVDPAPGGTVIHNSWVEPPRKTCKGRPRASDGAEHCLTEATKE is encoded by the coding sequence ATGACTGCCCGCAATTCCTCAGGCAAGCCTGAGGACTATGCCCAAACCACCCTGGCCCTTCCTTCAGCCATGGAGAGTCCCATGTTTGACACCATCCTGGAGACGACGGATGGGGTAACTCCAGACCCCAGCTGGACCCTGCCCTATCCACTGGGCTTCCAAGTCTCACTGACAGGCTTCCTGATGTTGGAAATTGTCCTGGGAGTAAGCAGCAACCTGACTGTCCTGGTTCTGTATTGCCTCCAGGCTGGTCTCGTCGACTCGGTCAGCAACATGGTGACCATGAACTTGCACGTGCTGGACGTGCTCATCTGTGTGGTCTGTGCACCACTCACCATGGTGGTGGTCTTGGTGCCGCCTGACCGTGCCACCACCCTGCTCTGCTGCTTCCATGAAGCTTGTATCACCTTCAGCAGTGTAGCCACGGCCACCAATGTGTTGGTGATCAGCCTGGATCGTTATGACATCTCTGTACGCCCAGCCCAGCGTGTGTTGACCCCCGCCCGTGCCATCTTACTCCTGGCTGGAGTCTGGGTCCTGTCCCTGGCTGTCTTCTTCATCCCCTTCCTTGAGGGAGAATTTGGCCATGCCAGCAATTGGCAGAACCGCACGGTGCTCTGTGTGGGACCTGAGGAATTCCACGCCGAGCTAGGCACCTCTTATCACCTGGCTATCCAAATCCCTACTTTCTTTGCAGCTGTGGCTGTCATGCTGGTCACTTACGCAAAGATCTTACAGGCTCTCAACATCAGCATCGGCAGTACCTTCAAGCGCAGCCAGCGCCGCAAGACTAAAAAGAGGAAGCGGCGGAAATCAGCAGAGCCTGGCACCATCATGGTGAGCAGTGGAGTGGAAGCTAAGCGGCGGTCCCAACCCATACCCGCGCTCCCTGCCCCGCCCCCCATGGGAGTACAAGCCTCCGTCTCTGTGATCATTGCGCTGCGGCGGGCGGTGAAGCGCCACCGGGACCGGAGGGAGCGCCAGCGGCGAGTTTTCCGCATGTCCCTTCTCATCATCTCAACCTTCCTGTTGTGCTGGGCGCCTTTGTCCATCGCCAATCTGCTCATCCTGTGCCTCGGGCCCAGCCCCTTGCTGGGCAAGCTGCGTATCTGCTTCCTAGCCATGGCCTATGGCACCACCATCTTCCATCCGCTCCTCTATGCCTTCACCCGCCAGAAGCTGCGCAACGTCCTCCGCAGCAAGCTGAAGAAGCGGGTAGTGTCGGCACTGCAGGTGGACCCTGCGCCAGGTGGCACAGTCATCCACAACTCCTGGGTGGAGCCGCCACGCAAAACCTGCAAAGGCAGGCCACGGGCTAGCGATGGGGCTGAGCATTGTCTCACCGAGGCCACTAAGGAGTGA